The bacterium genome includes a window with the following:
- a CDS encoding glycoside hydrolase family 2 TIM barrel-domain containing protein, protein MTKSSHASVRDWENLQLLHRNREAARATLIPFANEGNAGSGDRLQSPFFSLLNGDWQFDYSPRPELTPAGFEQPGFDASAWKSIPVPANWQMHGYDKRVYTNVNYPYPIDPPFVPNENPTGCYRREFTVPAQWQERQTFIVFQGVDSAFYAWVNGQPVGFSKGSHMPAEFNITPYLKAGPNTLAVKVLKWCDGSYLEDQDCWRLSGIFRDVYLLSVPDVHIHDVFVHTSLDKQYRHATLELDITLRNLTAAATGKHRVDVILTDDEGQTLVDQPASDTLIVKSKASTNLKFRAPVSSPRKWTAETPALYTLLLTLRDGNGAVLETQRLRVGFRQVEIRAQQLWVNGVSIKIQGVNRHDTNPDTGHVVTRENMLQDIFLMKRHNINTVRTSHYPNDPQWLELCDEYGLYVIDEADLETHGFGYDAPDIPPRVPAWKAAFVDRAMRLVERDKNHACVIMWSLGNEAGFGPNHVAMADWIRQRDPSRPIHYERDDKAVCTDVFSQMYTNIPNLIKEGQKKEPKPFILCEYAHAMGQGPGSLKEYWETIRKYRRLIGGCVWEWMDHGMRMKTPEGIEWFAYGGDFGDIPNDGNFCIDGLIAPDRTPHTALIELKHILAPVQVEAVDVSAGRFTLTNRNAFLNLSYLDVVWTLSRNGVIAQRGSLDPLDVPAGKSTLVILPVKPSAIAAGGEVHVTFTFTLKTATPWAPAGYELSVNQLELPSRKKEWLATAARPTSSVKLVESSTGLVVQGEAFNIELDPFDGSIRDWRWKNQPLIAAGPKVQLWRAPTDNDNRISYEWRKAGYNRLVPRIESLKTRVVKGTAVEIVVQSVLASYQLSPRFRLHQTTTIEGSGEVTLTVRISPIAKDLPPLPRFGLEFMMPAGFEQVAWYGRGPHESYADRKERAHVGIYTGTVDGQYVPYVRPQENGNKADVRWLALTNSQKAGLYITGDQLLNVSALHYTVSDLCTSRHTHELTRIAQTVVHVDHLQAGLGSQSCGPAPQPQYLITPKPMEFTVLLRPVGEK, encoded by the coding sequence ATGACCAAATCATCACACGCCTCTGTCCGGGACTGGGAAAATCTTCAACTGCTTCATCGCAACCGCGAAGCCGCCCGCGCCACTTTGATCCCCTTTGCGAATGAGGGCAACGCCGGCTCAGGCGATCGCCTTCAGTCCCCGTTCTTTTCCCTGCTCAATGGGGATTGGCAATTTGACTATTCCCCGCGGCCGGAATTGACCCCCGCCGGGTTCGAACAGCCGGGGTTTGATGCCTCGGCCTGGAAATCCATTCCGGTCCCGGCCAACTGGCAGATGCACGGTTACGACAAACGGGTGTACACCAATGTAAACTACCCCTACCCCATTGATCCCCCCTTTGTTCCCAATGAAAACCCCACCGGCTGCTATCGGCGGGAATTCACCGTCCCCGCCCAATGGCAGGAGCGGCAGACCTTCATTGTCTTTCAGGGCGTGGATTCGGCATTTTATGCCTGGGTCAACGGACAGCCCGTCGGCTTCAGCAAAGGCAGCCATATGCCGGCCGAATTCAATATCACGCCGTACCTGAAGGCCGGCCCAAATACCCTGGCCGTCAAGGTATTGAAGTGGTGCGATGGCAGCTATCTGGAGGACCAGGATTGCTGGCGTCTCTCCGGTATCTTCCGTGACGTCTACCTGCTATCCGTCCCCGACGTCCACATCCATGACGTCTTCGTGCACACGTCCCTCGACAAGCAGTACCGCCATGCGACGCTGGAACTGGACATCACGCTTCGCAATTTGACGGCCGCGGCCACCGGCAAACACCGTGTTGACGTCATCTTGACGGACGATGAGGGACAGACCCTGGTTGATCAGCCTGCGAGCGACACACTCATCGTTAAATCAAAAGCCAGCACGAACCTGAAATTCCGCGCCCCTGTGTCCTCGCCCCGGAAATGGACGGCGGAAACACCCGCCCTCTACACCCTATTATTGACACTACGGGATGGCAACGGGGCCGTTCTGGAAACCCAGCGCCTGCGCGTCGGGTTCCGTCAGGTTGAAATCAGGGCGCAACAGCTTTGGGTCAATGGCGTCTCCATCAAAATCCAGGGGGTCAACCGGCACGACACCAATCCGGACACCGGCCATGTGGTGACCCGCGAGAACATGCTTCAGGATATTTTCCTGATGAAACGCCACAACATCAATACGGTACGAACCTCTCATTATCCCAATGATCCCCAATGGCTCGAACTCTGTGATGAATATGGTCTGTACGTGATTGATGAGGCGGATCTGGAAACCCACGGGTTTGGCTACGATGCCCCGGATATCCCGCCCCGCGTGCCCGCCTGGAAAGCCGCCTTCGTTGACCGGGCCATGAGACTGGTCGAACGCGACAAAAACCATGCCTGCGTGATCATGTGGTCACTGGGCAATGAGGCCGGGTTCGGACCCAATCATGTGGCCATGGCAGACTGGATCCGCCAGCGCGACCCCTCACGCCCCATCCACTATGAGCGGGACGATAAGGCGGTCTGTACGGATGTGTTCAGCCAGATGTATACGAACATCCCCAATCTCATCAAAGAGGGCCAGAAGAAGGAGCCCAAGCCCTTCATCCTCTGCGAATATGCCCATGCCATGGGCCAGGGGCCCGGCAGTCTCAAGGAATATTGGGAGACCATCCGCAAGTACCGCCGTTTGATTGGCGGCTGTGTCTGGGAGTGGATGGATCATGGCATGCGGATGAAAACCCCGGAAGGCATTGAATGGTTTGCCTACGGCGGAGATTTCGGGGACATCCCCAATGACGGTAACTTCTGCATTGATGGCTTGATTGCGCCCGACCGGACTCCGCACACCGCCCTGATCGAACTCAAGCACATCCTGGCACCGGTACAGGTGGAGGCGGTGGATGTCAGCGCAGGCCGGTTCACGCTCACCAACCGCAATGCCTTCCTCAATCTGTCGTATCTGGATGTCGTCTGGACGCTGTCCCGCAACGGGGTCATCGCCCAACGCGGTTCGCTCGACCCGCTTGACGTTCCCGCCGGAAAAAGCACCCTCGTGATCCTGCCGGTCAAGCCATCGGCCATCGCCGCCGGAGGCGAGGTGCATGTCACCTTCACCTTTACATTGAAGACGGCCACCCCCTGGGCGCCCGCCGGCTACGAATTATCTGTAAATCAGCTTGAGCTCCCGTCCCGGAAAAAAGAGTGGCTCGCCACCGCGGCGCGCCCGACCTCGTCGGTTAAACTGGTGGAATCTTCTACCGGACTCGTCGTGCAAGGCGAGGCGTTTAACATCGAGCTCGACCCGTTTGACGGCTCCATCCGCGATTGGCGCTGGAAAAATCAGCCACTGATCGCCGCCGGGCCCAAGGTCCAGTTATGGCGTGCCCCCACCGATAATGACAATCGCATTTCCTATGAATGGCGAAAGGCCGGCTATAACCGCCTGGTTCCACGTATTGAAAGCCTCAAGACCCGCGTGGTCAAGGGAACGGCCGTGGAGATAGTGGTTCAGAGCGTTCTGGCGAGTTATCAACTCTCACCCCGGTTCCGTCTTCACCAGACCACCACCATCGAGGGATCGGGCGAGGTAACCCTGACCGTCCGCATCAGCCCAATCGCCAAGGACCTCCCCCCGCTTCCCCGCTTCGGGCTGGAGTTCATGATGCCGGCCGGATTCGAGCAAGTGGCCTGGTACGGGCGCGGCCCCCACGAGAGCTACGCCGACCGCAAGGAACGCGCGCATGTGGGTATTTATACCGGAACGGTTGATGGGCAATATGTGCCTTATGTGCGTCCCCAGGAAAACGGAAACAAGGCCGACGTCCGCTGGCTAGCGCTTACCAATAGCCAAAAAGCCGGCTTATACATTACAGGGGATCAGCTGCTGAACGTCAGTGCGCTCCACTACACGGTGTCCGATCTTTGCACCAGTCGACATACGCACGAACTCACGCGCATCGCTCAAACCGTGGTGCATGTGGATCATCTTCAGGCCGGACTGGGCAGCCAGAGCTGTGGGCCGGCTCCTCAGCCCCAGTATCTGATCACTCCCAAGCCGATGGAGTTCACGGTGCTGTTGAGACCGGTTGGAGAAAAGTAA